A stretch of DNA from bacterium:
AAATGCTTCTTTTCTTGCACCATTTTTAATTAACTGATATTTTATTTCAGCAACAAGGTCAAGTTCTGTGATTCCTTCTTTAATTATGTTTTCTATATATTGAAGTGTTTTTTCAGTAATTTCTTTCGCTTTTTTTATCAATCTAATTTCCTCTTCATCTTTTGCCATTCTTATTTCAATAAAAAAGTCATTAATAGGAATTAGTTTTGATTTTATTTCCTTCTGTAAATTTTTAAATAAAGTATAAGAAATTTCAGTGTTTATAAATCCAATTTTTTTATATACGGATAGAAATTTTTGGAAGTTTTTATTTTTTATCTGTTTTATATATGTTTTTAAATATTTATTATTATACCCCAAATTGTCAAGAGATTCATAAAAATAAAGAGGAGAAGTAAAAATATAAATGTTGTCTCTATCAATCAATAAGTATCCTTCAATATCAAAAAGACCTGTAAGATAAAAAATATGTGATGGATTTTTTGTAAAAATGCAATCAAATTTTTTATTTTCAATAAACTCTTTAACTTTTTCAGCCCTTTTAAAAATAGTCCTTTCTATTTCTGAAATCTTTTCTTTCATTCAATCTGTTAATATAATTTGTGATTAGCGGAATTTGTAAAGAAGGTCATCTCCAGAAGGAGTTGTTTCACGTGCATCTGTCTCTATTTTTCCATTTGGTCCTGCTGAATAAATTATCATAACTTTGTCTGAATCATTATAAGCAACAAGATAAGTATGTCCCCAAGGGTCAAGTGGTGTACCATAAGGTACTACATTCTCTAAATTAGTACCCCATCCAGATGCAAAGACAGAAGGAACAGAACCATTACTTAATTGATAGGTTGCTTTTGGCTGATATGTAATATAAGGTCCATCCCAGTTATGTCCCTGCGTAAGTTCGCTTTGCGCAGATGTATCATCTGTTGATGTATTTATATTATAGAACGCAACAGTTCCGCTTCCATCTTGTGTTATATTAAAAGAAGCATCGGGAGGAGAAGC
This window harbors:
- a CDS encoding aminopeptidase P family N-terminal domain-containing protein, encoding MKEKISEIERTIFKRAEKVKEFIENKKFDCIFTKNPSHIFYLTGLFDIEGYLLIDRDNIYIFTSPLYFYESLDNLGYNNKYLKTYIKQIKNKNFQKFLSVYKKIGFINTEISYTLFKNLQKEIKSKLIPINDFFIEIRMAKDEEEIRLIKKAKEITEKTLQYIENIIKEGITELDLVAEIKYQLIKNGARKEAF
- a CDS encoding prepilin-type N-terminal cleavage/methylation domain-containing protein, encoding MRKKGFTVVELLVVMVIIAFLAGLLLPAIRKSRSKALIDKAKAEMANLASIMTMVKMDTGYYVRLCDLADVSLSTTYYSTNPKHASPPDASFNITQDGSGTVAFYNINTSTDDTSAQSELTQGHNWDGPYITYQPKATYQLSNGSVPSVFASGWGTNLENVVPYGTPLDPWGHTYLVAYNDSDKVMIIYSAGPNGKIETDARETTPSGDDLLYKFR